The DNA region CCTTTTTAAAAACACAAGGACGCTTTAcgatttacacattttacacacaactattCATACTCAGCataagaagcagcagccaatagcgagacagcgtactctcaaccggaaaccaccgtccacctggaggactgcatcacctggccactacagcatttacccaggacaccaggacagtgccaatccatatctgggcacacagtcatacatacatttttatatacacacaatcctatacaatacacatatacagtaactatatatgcatatacaatcaattttagattattttattgttctgagcaatttttttttcataccatcactaaactgtaaaaaaaaaggcatttgaaattagtaaaaatgagcttaTACTTTGCATCAATGGCTCTAGCACTAcggttttccagtgtttttgcagtgggcggggcaaagttactgtttcattggtttataaacatgttcattgttcattggaTGGTTCATTTTGGTGTAGTCTGATGGGCAACAGCTCTCAaacagtgtttaatgtttaatgtgcaacaaagcaattaaaataaagaaaatacttgatgagcagggtctaaaagggttaataaGAAACTCTTATGATCATGTTTTTCTGTAATGTCTTTAgaaacagaaaatatatttatacaaaacCCAATACACAATACAATCAGTGCAGTTTTcccaagaaaatcttacagcacttcatgcttccctctgctgacaactattatggagatgaggatttcattttccagcaggatttggcacactgtccacactgacaaaagtaccaattgttcttatataacattttaattctCTGAGACAATAATTTTTGGGGGGCTTTCATTgggtttttttcaaaaaacactaaaaatagattcctcagtgtgtaatacagctatataatataatataatatatatatatatatatatatatatatatatatatatatatatatatatatatatatatatatatatagtaacttttcaatgatattcaaattttttgagatgcactaatatatcTACATATTATCAGAGTTCAATTTGTTGAATTCCAGCCTTTCAAGCCCTGATTTGAGTTTTTCTTCActaaaatgtaatgctttttttttctggcagtgaatattttacattaaaaaattgggaaaaaaaaaagctggtaaaGTCCACAGGGCTTCTTCACTACTGTTTTTCTTTCAGTGTAGTGGGTGGGGCcgagttactgtttcattggtttataaacttgttcattggctggttcattctGGTCTAGTCTGATGGGCAACAGCTCTCAATTGGTGTTTAataatgtgcaacaaaacatttaaaataaagaaaatacatgatgaccATTGTAATGGATGCCGGGGCTTGAAGGGTTTAATAAGAAACTCTTGATCATGTTTTTCTGTGATGCCTTTATGAAcagaaaataaacatatatatacagaggtggatttttgttacttttactcgagtagatttttagatggttacttttacttttacttgagtagaaatttagcaaagtaaaggtacttttacttaattacaatttttcagtactttttccacctctgcatatatatatatttaattttaaaaaagcctTCAGCATGACGAAACATGTAAAAGAATGTCATGTATTTGGCTTTTTTGGGGTTTAAATAGGCAGTCCAAccctaaaaactgaaaaaacagggttacttCCGATCAATACaaccttaaaaataataatgctaatcTCTTTAGCATTGGTGCTAACTCTATCTACAGTCTGAGCGGCACGTTGCTGGAGTTGCCCTTTGCCTGCTGGAGTGCAAAGGTGGAGGCTCGGCCGGGTCAATCATTAACCCAACTATTTCCAAACTATCacaagtgtgtgtaagagaaggGCAGGAGACACACCGGCCTGTTCTGCAGCTCAGTGAAGATGACGCCGAGCTGGTGTGTGAATCTCTTCAGGAAGCAGAGGTTTTGGCGTAAAACGCTCTACACGTCATCGCTGAGCAGGTAGGTGGTCTTGTCTGGATTGGGGGTCTTTTAGTTAATCACGTTTCTATCACTCTTAGTGTTTGTAGTGTTTTTCCAGGCCTGTGATTTGGGAAGGGGGTGGATAGAAAGCACCGCCCACCATGCGTTGGCCTCTGAATCCCAGCCAAGATAGTTTACAATGtggccaaaagtttgtggacgtCTTTGTGTTTCTTAGCGTTTCTTCTAAATTCAAGGCAATTCATTGAAAATACGATATCTGAACATCCTCTACTCTTCTACCAAGGCTTTACTTTAGAAGCTGAAGCATTTCTGAgcattgctgtgtggatttgattgcattcagccacacaaAAAGTTCATCTATTAAAAAACTGGATATtcatctacactgaaaaaaatatatgtttaaaatttacttaaaaaaagtttcgcaatttactgcatttgctttttttttaagtaaacttcaactcggtttcaagacttaaatgttacatagagtaaataagtgaactgaacttttagtaaactttacttaatttctgcatacaatatttacaaatttatacagtattattttatataattttagttaaaacacacattcaaatatttacataatctcaaagatgtattttgtaaacagatcaagtctcactgtctcaacatgtAATACATGCTTTATGTTTTAGTATACTaaaatgccatccatgtgttgagacagtgtaatatgtgtgttttaactaaaaaatatttaaatttcaggaattataatacactatgtatcatacattatttgagtaatattgtataaatgaagtaattgtaattaggtaatattgtttgCAGAAATGAAGTCAAGTTtgcttaaagaaaggattgactgaagttcagttcacttatttacttatgtaacatttaagtcttgaaactgagttgaagttacttaaatttacatgaaattaaatttactttaaaaaaagcagtgttttcccaagaaatcttacagcacttcatgcttccctctgctactgacaacttttatagagatgtggatttcattttccagcaggacttggcacactgcccacactgacaaaagtaccaattggtcttatataatattctaattttctgagacactgattgtttttagggttttcattggctgtaagccataatcaatcatcaactataaaaggtggattttttttaaatatatcactctgtgtgtaatacatctatataatatatactattatGTATATTAAGTAacctttcaatgatattaaatttttttgagatgcacctgtatatctgAATAAATATCAGAACGATTTGAGCTTTTCTTCActaaaatgtaatgcttttttttctggcagtgaatattttaaattaaaaaattggATCTTCAGCTGGTAAAGCCCACAGGGCTTCTTCTTAAACCTCATCTGCGTGTGATCATGTTTCATAACGTGCTCTACAGAACTTTACTTTTCTTTAAAACTGATCAGGGGTTTGGCGAATGAGAGCGATGGTGGTTGGTTGAGGTCCATGTTTGCACACAAGGCGGATGCCAGGAAAGATGCCCACTCCAACCTACTCTCCAAGAAGGATACCAGCGGCCTCTACAAGATACAGTGTGAGATACTTCTCTTCCTCAAGTCCTCCAGTATCtgagatcaagcataacattacgaccacctccttgtttcttaACCCATTATCCATTATCATTAACACCCagtgatcatataggacacttgtattgtattaaaagtgtaaaatcagatgcagcagtgctgctggagttcttaaacactgtatccactcactgtcctccactgtaTTAGGCACTACTACCTATAGCTGGTCCTACATTAGGGCCCACAGGAAGCTGTGGGTGGACTATTCTCATTccagtacactgtaaacccagataagttgaatttacttaaaaaaattgaggaaaccggttgccttaaaaaatttaagtaatgggtaatgaaaacttaagtcagcataacttagaacatcaagttattacaactaaaggggaagttgatttaacttttttgtttttgttatactgtaaaaccagataagttgagattacttaacttttttaaggtagccggttggctcaaatattttaaataatggagAATAAATACTTGAGTTagcatgaaataaaacatcaagttattacagctaaagtggaacttgatttatttgtagggtagcccagggggaatcgctactacacactgatggtgagtgtctgttagaaactgttggacacgcccagtatgcaaatagattgtgccaaaagccaatggaaaagaagctgttaagactaaactcagttattattagttggttcaactcaaagatctcagtttgaatagtacagtatttgtGCCCCCAAATGGTCAACTGACTCAAAATAGTTacataatttgagttcaaacaacgtataggtttacagtgcagaaacactgaggtgtttaaaaactccagcagcactgctgcagtatctgatctaCTCAAACCatcagtacaacacacactaacacctcatactgACATGATTGGTCCAAAAATGTCGTATTAATGCCCAGAATTCCCTGACTTTTGCTCTAAATCTTCCCTCCAGTTCACAACGTCAAGCCCGACTGCCTGGAAGCCTACAACAGTCTATCGTAAGTACACTTCCTGTACATCAGGCAGAGCTTAATCCCTAACTATGGCTCCCAGCTCACTCAGTGATGGCTTCCTCCAGTGTCAGGGTCCAGTCGTTATTACCAGTAGAGCGTGATACACTGGTTTTCACCACAGTCCTGATATCATCTGCTGTTGGGAAGTCATGCTCTATGAGCAGATATCATCTAATTGGTGAAATATTGGGTTTTTTCAAAGTTCTACAATGTTGCTCTTTGGAGGGTGAGGAAAAAATAGTCTTAACTTTTAATGTAAGTcaataaaatgagatttaattggTTTATATACCTCTATTCCCACATTTCAGGCCTCCAACACATTCAAAACCCAGTTAAAGTGAGTTTCCTAAAGGAAATGTACAAAGGTTTTGTAGATAAATTGGTTCCCACTGGTCGCTATGGtacctcaggtggttgctatgctgtttctaAATGGTTCTAAGGTGATTACTATGGTATCGCTGTCAGTTGCTaggctaagatgttgctacgtggctGCTACCTGCTTGGGAATGTTTCTgcaaggtagttgctatggtgttgctaggtggttgctaagctgtttctaaaCTAGGAGGCTGTTACAGGGTTGGTAAGTGGTTACTAACGTGtccaaggtggttgctctggtgttgctaagttgtttcttggtggttgctaatATGTTTTAGGGGTTGCGACATtattccaaattgaaaacctctggaatataatcaaggagtgtcataaagttatccagaagcagtgtgtaagactggtggaggataacatgctaagatgcataaaaactgtaattaaaacaaggattattttaccaaatattgatttctgaactcttaaaactttatgaatatgaccttgttttctttgcattatttgaggtctgaaagctctgcatcctttctcattttctgcaaataaatgctctgaatgagaatatttgtatttggaatttgttggagaaatgttgtctgtagtttatagaataaaacaacaatgttcattttacccaaacatatacctataaatagcaaaatcagagaaactgattcagaaactgaagtttctttcagagctgtatgaacTAAATGGTTCATTTACACAATAAAAAGcaacaaaagcaaaaataaatcaaataaagaacGGGAACTTTCAGAGGTTAATTTttattctgaactctttaaagtATCTTCTCAGTGGGTCACCTCGTGCTTCAGCAGTGGCAGAATAACATGCTGTATAAAGTCCCTGTGAATATTAATCAGAAAGGGCAAATGCATGTAAAAGAAAGCATGATTTCCAGCGTTGAATAGAATACCAACGACTCATTTGCCTTTCTGAAGCTaataaaggagttttttttttctctctttctttttctctatatgTGTTCTTTATTAGAGCCGAGGTTCATAAAGAGCTGCACAGAGCTGCAGATTATCCGTGCGAGGTGGTGGGGAGCTGGAACACGTGGTACGGGGAACAGGACCAGGCAGGTAAAGGTCATATTAAAGCCAGCTTTGTTAAACGCTGTCCTATATAATCCTATAGAGCTTCAATAATGAAAGTGAACTGAGTGACTCTGAACTGTGTGAAACTGCTGTTCTCCCTGTGTTTGACTGGATTTGGGCGATAGTATAGATTCCATGACTTTTCTCAAAGGTCCAGTAGACTTACtgctgatcagccataacattaacaccacctgttCGATATGGAGAAGGTCCTACttggatcaatcaatcaatcagtcaatggTTTTATTCAATCAAGGTTAAAAACTTCATTAAAAATCACTTCAGCTGTTTATTTTTGGTACATTGTTTGGTTTCTCATGAGTTGGTGCCAATTTCCGCTCAATTATTCTCAATAAGATTGAACCATTGATCTCTGGGTCATCTTCTCGACCATCAAAAGTTATATGGCCACTAGAAAAAAGTGTGTTTGTAGAGTTCGGTCTTCGGTTTCTTGTATACTCCACCATTCGCAGCCATAGATGAGTACTAGTAGATCGATTGAGTTGAATAGATGAGCTCTCAACTTAACGTCCTTCGTCTTCTTCAACACGTCTTCAGTGTTTCTGAAGCGAAGCCAGGCCACACTTCATCTTCATCAGGGTTTTTTTCTTTGTACAGTTTTCTTTCTCTTCGGTTTCTTGCGAATTGGTGCCAATTTTCGCCCAATTGATCCTTCATGAGCTTGCACCATGGATCTTGCAGCATGGGTCGTCTTCTCAATTTGGTTTGCAGGTGGATGGtggtatttggaatttggaatctGGACCAATAAAATTATGTCATTTGAAGCATTTGCTTTTCGATTTCTTGTACAGTCTAAACTTTGCAGCCAAAGTTGAGTACTAGTAGATCTATTTTGTCACCTCAAAGCACTTCAGCTGTTTTTGGTACATTGTTCGGTTTCTCATGAGTTGGTACCAATTTCCTCCCAATTGATCCTTCATGAGCTTGCACCATGGATCTTGCACCATGGGTCGTCTTCTCGACCATTGAAAGTTATACGGCCACCAGAAAATAGTCTGCATGGTCTGCATAGTTGAGTACTGGTAGACCTATTGAGTTAGATGAGCTCTTGTATAGTCAACCATTCGCAGCCATAGTTGAGTACTAGTAAATCTATTcaggtaagagcacagttctgctctatatattgcaatgcacacaacattattggtgacataccagagttcaaaagaggacaaattgttggtgcacgtcttgctggagcatctgtgaccaagacagcaagtctttgtgatgcatcaagagccacggtatccagggtaatgtcagcataccaccaagaagaaccaaccacatccaacaggattaactgtggacactgtaagaggaagctgtctgaaagggatgttcgggtgctaacgcggattgtatccaaaaaacataaaaccacggctgatcaaatcacggcagaattcaatttaaaagaataaaaaaaaaaatcagaatccaTAAATTATTGTGGATTTCAgttttgtgtttcagtttcattgtccaacccctgtaagtataCTTGCCAATTTTTCCTAATTTAAGCACATCATAGCTTCGAGAACTGACTGTTCTGTTGCTGCCTAACAATAAAAGATAATTGATATTTTTtaacacttcacctgtcagtggttttaaagttatggctgatcagtgtataaatGATCTTGGGTTGAGTGAGGGATGTGGTGCTGTGGTGACCCCTGCTGTTTGTGTGTTGTAGTGCACTTGTGGAGATACTATGGTGGATATCCAGCTCTGACTGAGtgtttggacaagctgagactcAACAAGGTATTCTGCCCTTTCACCCAGTCTGATACACAAGCTGTACACATCTgccgaaagtcatgggacagtatgTGAACTGTTCAGGAAGTAGACTTGGGAACAACCACATCTGTAtaacttgtgaggtgttatcttgtgagtgagatttgTTGTTTCCTCCTTCTGATACTGATAATTTAAATACTCTTTCAGGCGTATCTGGAGTATCGCAAGGAAAGGAGTAAAATGCTGATCTCTCGAAAGACCCAGCTTCTAATGGAGTTCAGCTTCTGGAACGACCCTGTACCCAGAGCCGGGCCAAATATATATGAGCTCAGAACCTACAGATTACAGGTACAGTAAATGCTGTAATAACTTATACTGTAGTTTGGTATTAGCAGTATGAGTAAATATAGTAGGAGTATATATAGTACTACTATATATTGTATTGA from Astyanax mexicanus isolate ESR-SI-001 chromosome 22, AstMex3_surface, whole genome shotgun sequence includes:
- the nipsnap1 gene encoding protein NipSnap homolog 1 gives rise to the protein MTPSWCVNLFRKQRFWRKTLYTSSLSRGLANESDGGWLRSMFAHKADARKDAHSNLLSKKDTSGLYKIQFHNVKPDCLEAYNSLSAEVHKELHRAADYPCEVVGSWNTWYGEQDQAVHLWRYYGGYPALTECLDKLRLNKAYLEYRKERSKMLISRKTQLLMEFSFWNDPVPRAGPNIYELRTYRLQPGTMIEWGNHWARAIKYRQENNEAVGGFFTQIGELYVVHHLWAYKDLQSREETRNSAWLKEGWDVSVHYTVPLIQNMESRILIPTKSSPLQ